A single region of the Streptomyces caelestis genome encodes:
- the paaA gene encoding 1,2-phenylacetyl-CoA epoxidase subunit PaaA has product MDTTHSSPRGADGAEPVLQQHFDATIARDQRIEPRDWMPEGYRKTLVRQIAQHAHSEIIGMQPEGEWITRAPSLRRKAILFAKVQDEAGHGLYLYSAAETLGADRADLTERLIEGRQKYSSIFNYPTLSFADVGVIGWFVDGAAICNQVPLCRSSYGPYARAMVRICKEESFHQRQGYELLMTMMRGTEAQREMVRDAVNRWWWPSLMMFGPPDDASPNSAQSMAWKIKRHSNDELRQRFVDMTVPQAEKLGVTLPDPELRWNEERGHHDFGTPDWDELMRVIKGDGPCNAQRMERRRTAHEEGAWVRAAASAHAAKQAARAEKGAVA; this is encoded by the coding sequence ATGGACACGACACACTCCAGCCCCCGGGGGGCGGACGGCGCCGAGCCGGTTCTCCAGCAGCACTTCGACGCGACGATCGCGCGGGACCAGCGGATCGAGCCGCGCGACTGGATGCCGGAGGGCTACCGGAAGACGCTCGTCCGGCAGATCGCGCAGCACGCGCACTCGGAGATCATCGGCATGCAGCCGGAGGGCGAGTGGATCACGCGTGCGCCCTCGCTGCGCCGCAAGGCCATTCTGTTCGCGAAGGTGCAGGACGAGGCCGGGCACGGGTTGTATCTGTACTCGGCGGCGGAGACGCTGGGCGCCGACCGCGCGGATCTGACCGAGCGGCTGATCGAGGGCCGCCAGAAGTACTCCTCGATCTTCAACTACCCCACGCTGAGCTTCGCGGACGTCGGGGTGATCGGCTGGTTCGTGGACGGGGCGGCGATCTGCAACCAGGTGCCGCTGTGCCGCAGCTCCTACGGCCCCTACGCGCGTGCGATGGTGCGGATCTGCAAGGAGGAGTCGTTCCATCAGCGGCAGGGCTATGAGCTGCTGATGACGATGATGCGGGGCACCGAGGCACAGCGGGAGATGGTGCGGGACGCGGTGAACCGCTGGTGGTGGCCGTCGCTGATGATGTTCGGCCCGCCCGACGACGCCTCGCCCAACTCCGCGCAGTCCATGGCCTGGAAGATCAAGCGGCACAGCAACGACGAACTGCGTCAGCGCTTCGTCGACATGACCGTCCCGCAGGCCGAGAAGCTCGGCGTGACGCTGCCCGACCCGGAGCTGCGCTGGAACGAGGAGCGCGGGCACCACGACTTCGGCACCCCGGACTGGGACGAGCTGATGCGGGTCATCAAGGGCGACGGCCCGTGCAACGCCCAGCGGATGGAGCGGCGCAGGACCGCTCACGAGGAGGGCGCCTGGGTGCGTGCGGCGGCGAGCGCCCACGCGGCCAAGCAGGCCGCCCGCGCGGAGAAGGGAGCGGTGGCATGA
- the paaC gene encoding 1,2-phenylacetyl-CoA epoxidase subunit PaaC: MSDDHVYMTLAEGHEDDTRWAYGTGFEDPLHGVDTAVPDGVDAGELAALCVTLADDALVSAQRLAEWTTRAPELEEEVALANIGLDLLGQARLLYSRAGQVDGTGRGEDAYAYFRDAGEFRNVRLAELPGGDFAFSIVRLLVFSSWRLAHFERLTAHRDPVLAAIAAKGVKELTYHRQYAAEWAVRLGDGTEESHRRTRRALEQVAPYLGELFTAYDVRDEVVAVLRQVTEAAGLPMPVYRPLPGSGRTGEHTEHLAPLLAELQGVARAHPEATW; the protein is encoded by the coding sequence ATGAGCGACGACCACGTCTACATGACCCTCGCCGAGGGGCACGAGGACGACACCCGCTGGGCCTACGGCACCGGCTTCGAGGACCCGCTGCACGGCGTCGACACCGCCGTACCCGACGGCGTGGACGCCGGGGAGCTGGCCGCCCTGTGCGTCACCCTGGCCGACGACGCCCTGGTCTCGGCCCAGCGGCTGGCCGAGTGGACCACCCGGGCGCCCGAGCTGGAGGAGGAGGTGGCGCTGGCCAACATCGGACTCGATCTGCTCGGCCAGGCCCGCCTGCTGTACTCCCGGGCGGGGCAGGTCGACGGGACCGGGCGCGGCGAGGACGCCTACGCCTACTTCCGCGACGCCGGCGAGTTCCGCAACGTACGCCTGGCCGAACTCCCGGGCGGAGACTTCGCGTTCTCGATCGTGCGGCTGCTGGTGTTCTCCAGCTGGCGCCTCGCGCACTTCGAGCGGCTCACCGCCCACCGCGACCCGGTGCTCGCGGCGATCGCCGCCAAGGGTGTGAAGGAGCTGACCTACCACCGGCAGTACGCGGCCGAGTGGGCGGTGCGGCTGGGCGACGGCACCGAGGAGTCGCACCGCCGGACGCGCAGGGCTCTGGAGCAGGTGGCGCCCTACCTGGGCGAGTTGTTCACGGCGTACGACGTCCGGGACGAGGTCGTCGCCGTCCTGCGGCAGGTCACCGAGGCGGCCGGGCTGCCCATGCCCGTCTACCGGCCGCTGCCCGGCTCGGGCCGCACCGGGGAGCACACCGAGCATCTCGCCCCGCTGCTGGCCGAGTTGCAGGGCGTGGCCCGCGCCCACCCGGAGGCGACATGGTGA
- the paaD gene encoding 1,2-phenylacetyl-CoA epoxidase subunit PaaD, translated as MVITLPAARRARRIAEQVPDPELPMLTLADLGVLREVSMEPDGTVVASLTPTYSGCPAMAEMRAGVAARLKAAGYARVEIRTVLDPPWTSDWITPEGRRKLAEHGIAPPGAAPARATGPVPLVLSPIRRSVPCPRCGSADTEETSRFAATSCKALWRCLACREPFEYVKEI; from the coding sequence ATGGTGATCACGCTGCCGGCCGCGCGACGGGCCCGGCGCATCGCCGAGCAGGTGCCCGACCCGGAGCTGCCCATGCTCACCCTGGCCGACCTCGGAGTGCTGCGCGAGGTGTCCATGGAGCCGGACGGGACGGTGGTCGCGAGCCTGACCCCGACCTACTCGGGCTGCCCGGCCATGGCCGAGATGCGCGCCGGCGTGGCCGCCCGGCTCAAGGCCGCGGGCTACGCGCGCGTGGAGATCCGTACCGTCCTCGACCCGCCGTGGACCAGCGACTGGATCACCCCGGAAGGCCGCCGCAAGCTCGCCGAACACGGCATCGCCCCGCCCGGGGCCGCACCCGCGCGCGCCACCGGACCGGTGCCGCTCGTGCTGTCGCCGATCCGCCGCTCGGTGCCCTGCCCGCGCTGCGGCAGCGCGGACACGGAGGAGACCTCCCGCTTCGCCGCCACGTCCTGCAAGGCACTGTGGCGCTGCCTCGCCTGCCGCGAGCCGTTCGAGTACGTCAAGGAGATCTGA
- the paaB gene encoding 1,2-phenylacetyl-CoA epoxidase subunit PaaB, which translates to MTAEKRNWPLYEVFVRGKRGLNHVHVGSLHAADDRMALTHARDLYTRRNEGVSIWVVRSEHIAASTRDEKDPFFEPSADKVYRHPTFYDIPDDVPHI; encoded by the coding sequence ATGACCGCCGAGAAGCGGAACTGGCCGCTGTACGAGGTGTTCGTGCGCGGCAAGCGCGGGCTGAACCACGTCCACGTGGGCTCGCTGCACGCCGCCGACGACCGTATGGCCCTCACGCACGCCCGGGACCTGTACACCCGGCGCAACGAGGGCGTGAGCATCTGGGTGGTGCGCTCGGAGCACATCGCCGCCTCGACCCGCGACGAGAAGGACCCGTTCTTCGAGCCCAGCGCCGACAAGGTCTACCGGCACCCGACCTTCTACGACATCCCCGACGACGTCCCGCACATCTGA
- the paaE gene encoding 1,2-phenylacetyl-CoA epoxidase subunit PaaE, producing MEDLIEPAPAPAPRARARRRPVFHPLRVAAVQSLCEDAVAVGFDVPAELAEEFAFAPGQSLTLRREIDGRDERRSYSICSPTGAAPRIGVRVVPGGLFSSWLVHEVRPGDTIEVMAPTGAFTPDLTTPGHHVLIAAGSGITPMVSIAESVLAADSRSTVTLFYGNRRTGTVMFADELADLKDLYPTRFQVSHVLSREPREAEVLSGRLDADRLSALIEALVDVESADHWWLCGPHGMVRAAQEVLAGLGVPGDRVHQELFYADDEPVREVHHAEAGPSGPVSQVTVILDGRSTTSALPRGRTILEGAQQTRPDLPFACKGGVCGTCRALVADGKADMRRNFALEPAEVDAGYVLTCQSFPVSDALTVDFDT from the coding sequence ATGGAGGACCTGATCGAGCCGGCCCCCGCCCCGGCGCCGCGCGCGCGTGCCCGCCGACGTCCGGTCTTCCACCCCCTGCGGGTGGCCGCCGTGCAATCGCTGTGCGAGGACGCGGTGGCCGTCGGCTTCGACGTCCCGGCCGAGCTGGCCGAGGAGTTCGCCTTCGCGCCCGGCCAGTCGCTCACCCTGCGGCGCGAGATCGACGGCCGGGACGAGCGCCGCTCCTACTCGATCTGCTCGCCCACCGGCGCGGCACCGCGCATCGGCGTCCGGGTCGTGCCAGGCGGCCTGTTCTCCTCCTGGCTGGTGCACGAGGTACGCCCCGGTGACACCATCGAGGTGATGGCCCCCACCGGCGCCTTCACACCCGACCTCACCACCCCCGGCCACCACGTCCTCATCGCGGCCGGCTCCGGCATCACGCCCATGGTGTCCATCGCCGAGTCCGTCCTGGCCGCCGACTCCCGCTCGACGGTCACCCTCTTCTACGGCAACCGCCGCACCGGCACCGTGATGTTCGCCGACGAGCTGGCCGACCTGAAGGACCTCTACCCGACGCGGTTCCAGGTCTCCCACGTCCTCTCCCGTGAGCCACGCGAGGCCGAGGTGCTGTCCGGCCGCCTCGACGCCGACCGGCTGTCGGCGCTCATCGAAGCGCTGGTCGACGTGGAGTCCGCCGACCACTGGTGGCTGTGCGGCCCGCACGGCATGGTCCGCGCCGCCCAAGAGGTCCTGGCCGGCCTCGGCGTGCCCGGCGACCGTGTCCACCAGGAGCTGTTCTACGCCGACGACGAACCCGTACGCGAGGTCCACCACGCCGAGGCCGGCCCGTCCGGCCCGGTCAGCCAGGTCACCGTCATCCTCGACGGCCGCTCCACCACCTCCGCCCTGCCCCGCGGGCGGACCATCCTGGAAGGCGCCCAGCAGACCCGCCCCGACCTGCCGTTCGCCTGCAAGGGCGGCGTCTGCGGCACCTGCCGCGCCCTGGTCGCCGACGGCAAGGCCGACATGCGCCGCAACTTCGCCCTCGAACCCGCCGAGGTCGACGCGGGCTACGTCCTCACCTGCCAGTCGTTCCCGGTCTCCGACGCCCTGACGGTGGACTTCGACACCTGA
- the paaK gene encoding phenylacetate--CoA ligase PaaK translates to MGRTADTATGQRRGEPLPHDLLDDGERLTREELRHLQLDRLRRSLRHAYDDVETYRKKFDRAGVTPDDCRTLEDLPRFPFTTKADLRDTYPFGMFAVPMDQVRRVHASSGTTGRPTVVGYTENDLSTWADLVARSIRAAGGRPGHKVHISYGYGLFTGGLGAHYGAERAGCTVIPASGGMTARQVQIIQDFQPEILMVTPSYMLTLLDEFERQGVDPRGSSLRVGIFGAEPWTEEMRREIEERLDIHAVDIYGLSEVIGPGVAQECVETKDGLHVWEDHFYPEVVDPITGEVLPEGEEGELVFTSLTKEALPVVRYRTRDLTRLLPGTARPAFRRIQKITGRCDDMIILRGVNVFPSQIEEIVLRTPGVAPHFQIQLSRRGRTDHMTVRVETRPGTPAGLREAAARAIAKDVKDGVGVTVDVTIVEPETLERSVGKLRRVKDLREAR, encoded by the coding sequence GTGGGCCGTACAGCTGACACGGCGACAGGACAGCGGCGGGGCGAACCCCTCCCCCACGACCTGCTGGACGACGGTGAGCGCCTGACGCGCGAGGAACTGCGCCATCTCCAGCTCGACCGTCTGCGCCGGAGCCTGCGCCACGCCTACGACGACGTGGAGACGTACCGGAAGAAGTTCGACCGGGCCGGCGTCACGCCCGACGACTGCCGGACCCTGGAGGACCTGCCCCGCTTCCCCTTCACGACCAAGGCGGATCTGCGCGACACCTACCCGTTCGGCATGTTCGCCGTCCCCATGGACCAGGTCCGGCGCGTCCACGCCTCCAGCGGCACCACCGGGCGCCCGACGGTCGTCGGCTACACGGAGAACGACCTGTCGACGTGGGCGGACCTGGTCGCCCGCTCGATCCGCGCCGCGGGCGGCCGCCCCGGGCACAAGGTGCACATCTCCTACGGCTACGGCCTGTTCACCGGCGGCCTCGGCGCCCACTACGGCGCCGAGCGGGCCGGGTGCACCGTGATCCCCGCCTCGGGAGGCATGACCGCACGCCAGGTGCAGATCATCCAGGACTTCCAGCCCGAGATCCTCATGGTCACCCCCTCCTACATGCTCACGCTCCTCGACGAGTTCGAGCGGCAGGGGGTCGACCCGCGCGGCAGCAGCCTGCGGGTGGGCATCTTCGGTGCCGAGCCGTGGACGGAGGAGATGCGCCGCGAGATCGAGGAGCGGCTGGACATCCATGCCGTCGACATATACGGCCTGTCCGAGGTCATCGGCCCGGGTGTCGCCCAGGAGTGCGTGGAGACCAAGGACGGCCTGCACGTGTGGGAGGACCACTTCTACCCCGAGGTCGTCGATCCGATCACGGGCGAGGTGCTGCCCGAGGGCGAGGAGGGCGAGCTGGTCTTCACGTCCCTGACCAAGGAGGCCCTGCCGGTCGTCCGCTACCGCACCCGGGACCTGACCCGGCTGCTGCCCGGCACGGCCCGGCCCGCGTTCCGCCGCATCCAGAAGATCACCGGCCGCTGCGACGACATGATCATCCTGCGTGGGGTGAACGTCTTCCCCAGCCAGATCGAGGAGATCGTGCTGCGCACGCCCGGCGTCGCCCCGCACTTCCAGATCCAGCTGTCCCGGCGCGGCCGCACGGACCACATGACCGTCCGCGTCGAAACCCGCCCCGGCACGCCCGCCGGCCTGCGCGAGGCCGCCGCCCGTGCGATCGCGAAGGACGTCAAGGACGGAGTCGGCGTCACGGTCGACGTGACGATCGTCGAACCGGAGACCCTGGAGCGCTCCGTCGGCAAACTACGCCGGGTCAAGGACCTGCGCGA